In one Mustela lutreola isolate mMusLut2 chromosome 8, mMusLut2.pri, whole genome shotgun sequence genomic region, the following are encoded:
- the TCF20 gene encoding transcription factor 20 isoform X1 has product MQSFREQSSYHGDQQSYPQEVHSSSRIEDFSPRQAQMFQNFGGAGGGGGSSSSSSGGRRGSAAAAAMASETSGHQGYQGFRKEAGDFYYMAGSKDPVTTGTPQPPQRRPSGPVQSYGPPQGSSFGNQYGSEGHVGQFQAQHSALGGVSHYQQDYTGPFSPGSAQYQQQASSQQQQQQQVQQLRQQLYQSHQPLPQATGQPASAASHLQPMQRPSALPSSASGYQLRVGQFGQHYQSSAASSSSSFPSPQRFSQSGQSYDGSYSVNAGSQYEGHGVGSNAQAYGTQSNYSYQPQSVKGFEPAKIPQGTQQGQAPAQPPQPPPQHVMQYTNTATKLPLQAQVGQYSQPEVPVRSPMQFHQNFSPISNPSPAASVVQSPSCSSTPSPLMQSGENLQCGQGSVPMGSRNRILQLMPQLSPTPSMMPSPNSHAAGFKGFGLEGVPEKRLTDPGLSSLSALSTQVANLPNTVQHMLLSDALTPQKKTSKRPSSSSKKADSCTNSEGSSQPEEQLKSPMAESLDGGCSSSSEDQGERVRQLSGQSTSSDTTYKGGTSEKAGSSPAQGAQSEAPRLSASPVAREEAASPGAKDTPLSSEGNPKVNEKTVGVIVSREAMTGRVEKPGAQDKGSQEEDPTATQRPPSAGGPKETSHPSVPQPEPPGGGSKGNKHVDNNSNHNGEGNGQGGHSAVGPGFIGRSEPSKSPGSLRYSYKDSFGSAVPRNVSSFPQYPTGQDKGDFSGHGERKGRNEKFPSLLQEVLQGYHHHPDRRYSRSAQEHQGMAGGLEAATRPNVLVSQTNELASRGLLNKSIGSLLENPHWGPWERKSSGTAPEMKQINLADYPIPRKFEIEPQSSAHEPGGSLSERRSVICDISPLRQIVRDPGAHSLGHMGTDARLGRSDRLNPSLSQSVILPGGLVSMEAKLKSQSGQIKEEDFEQSKSQASFNNKKSGDHCHPASIKHESYRGNASPGAAHDSIADYGPQDSRPTPMRRVPGRVGGREGMRGRSPSQYHDFSEKLKMSPGRSRGPGGDPHHMNPHMTFSERANRTSLHAPFSPNSESLASAYHANTRAHAYGDPSAGLNSQLHYKRQMYQQQQDEYKDWSSSSAQGVIAAAQHRQEGPRKSPRQQQFLDRVRSPLKNDKDGMMYGPPMGTYHDPSGQEGGRCLMSADGLSNKGIELKHGSQKLQQESCWDLSRQTSPAKSSGPPGMSNQKRYGPPHEADGHGLTDTPQSSKPSNVMLRLPGQEDHSSQNPLIMRRRVRSFISPIPSKRQSQDVKNSNTEDKGRLLHPPKEGADRAFNSYAHLSHSQDVKSIPKRESSKDLPSPDSRNCPAVTLTSPAKTKILPPRKGRGLKLEAIVQKITSPNIRRSASSNSAEAGGDTVTLDDILSLKSGPPEGGSVAGQDAEMEKRKGELVPDLVCPTSQDLNIEKPLPRASEEWRGGGDDKVKTETHPETVTAGKDPPGTMTSVTSQKPGGNQGRPDGSLGGTAPLIFSDSKNVPPAGVSAPEANPKAEEKENDTVTISPKQEGFPPKGYFPSGKKKGRPIGSVNKQKKQQPPPPPPQPPQIPEASADGEPKPKKQRQRRERRKPGAQPRKRKTKQAVPIVEPQEPEIKLKYATQPLDKTDAKNKSFFPYIHVVNKCELGAVCTIINAEEEEQTKLVRGRKGQRSLTPPPSSTESKALPASSFMLQGPVVTESSVMGHLVCCLCGKWASYRNMGDLFGPFYPQDYAATLPKNPPPKRAAEMQSRVKVRHKSASNGSKTDTEEEEEQQQKEQRSLAAHPRFKRRHRSEDCGGGGPRSLARGLPCKKATAEGSSDKTALDSKPSVPTTSEGGPELELQIPELPLDSNEFWVHEGCILWANGIYLVCGRLYGLQEALEIAREMKCSHCQEAGATLGCYNKGCSFRYHYPCAIDADCLLHEENFSVRCPKHKPPLPFPLPPLQNKTAKGSLSTEQSERG; this is encoded by the coding sequence ATGCAGTCCTTCCGGGAGCAAAGCAGTTACCACGGAGACCAGCAGAGCTACCCGCAGGAGGTACACAGCTCATCCCGGATAGAAGATTTCAGCCCGCGTCAGGCCCAGATGTTCCAGAATTTTGGGGGtgcaggcggcggcggcggcagcagcagcagcagcagtggtgGGCGACGAGGATCGGCGGCTGCGGCAGCGATGGCTAGCGAAACCTCTGGCCACCAGGGCTACCAGGGCTTCAGGAAAGAGGCTGGAGACTTCTACTACATGGCAGGCAGCAAAGACCCTGTGACAACAGGAACCCCGCAGCCGCCTCAGCGAAGGCCTTCGGGGCCGGTGCAGAGCTACGGACCGCCCCAGGGGAGCAGCTTTGGCAATCAGTATGGGAGCGAGGGGCACGTGGGCCAGTTTCAAGCCCAGCACTCGGCCCTCGGTGGGGTGTCTCACTATCAGCAGGATTACACGGGGCCTTTCTCTCCAGGAAGCGCTCAGTACCAGCAGCAGGCCtccagccagcagcagcagcagcagcaggtgcaGCAGCTGAGACAGCAGCTCTACCAGTCCCACCAGCCTCTGCCACAGGCCACCGGCCAGCCGGCATCCGCAGCGTCCCATCTGCAGCCGATGCAGCGGCCCTCCGCGCTGCCGTCGTCCGCGTCCGGGTACCAGCTGCGGGTCGGTCAGTTCGGCCAGCACTACCAGTCCTCCGCCgcctcctcgtcctcctccttcccttcgcCGCAGCGTTTCAGCCAGTCCGGCCAGAGCTACGACGGCAGTTACAGCGTGAATGCGGGGTCCCAGTACGAGGGACACGGCGTGGGTTCTAACGCGCAGGCGTACGGCACGCAGTCCAACTACAGCTACCAGCCTCAGTCTGTGAAGGGCTTTGAGCCGGCCAAGATTCCCCAGGGGACACAGCAGGGGCAGGCGCCCGCGCAGCCCCCACAGCCCCCGCCGCAGCATGTGATGCAGTACACGAACACCGCCACCAAGCTGCCCCTGCAGGCCCAGGTGGGGCAGTACAGCCAGCCCGAGGTTCCGGTGCGGTCGCCCATGCAGTTCCACCAGAACTTCAGCCCCATCTCCAACCCTTCCCCCGCGGCCTCTGTGGTGCAGTCTCCAAGCTGCAGCTCCACCCCGTCCCCCCTGATGCAGAGCGGGGAGAACCTCCAGTGTGGGCAAGGCAGTGTGCCCATGGGTTCCAGAAACCGAATTTTACAGCTAATGCCCCAGCTGAGCCCAACGCCCTCCATGATGCCCAGTCCTAATTCGCACGCCGCAGGCTTCAAAGGGTTTGGCCTAGAAGGAGTGCCGGAAAAGCGACTGACAGACCCCGGGCTGAGTAGTTTGAGCGCCCTGAGTACGCAGGTGGCCAATCTTCCTAATACCGTTCAGCACATGCTACTTTCCGACGCCCTGACACCTCAGAAGAAGACCTCCAAGAGGCCCTCCTCCTCTTCGAAGAAAGCGGACAGCTGCACAAACTCCGAAGGCTCCTCCCAGCCTGAGGAACAGCTCAAGTCCCCCATGGCCGAGTCGCTGGACGGAGGCTGCTCGAGCAGCTCCGAGGACCAAGGCGAGCGGGTGAGGCAGCTCAGTGGCCAGAGCACCAGCTCCGACACCACCTACAAGGGCGGGACCTCCGAGAAAGCGGGCTCCTCCCCAGCCCAGGGCGCTCAGAGCGAGGCCCCCAGACTCAGTGCCAGTCCCGTGGCCAGAGAAGAGGCTGCCTCGCCTGGTGCTAAGGACACACCACTGTCGTCCGAGGGCAACCCCAAAGTCAACGAGAAGACCGTTGGCGTGATTGTCTCCCGGGAAGCCATGACAGGTCGGGTCGAAAAGCCTGGTGCACAAGATAAAGGCTCCCAGGAGGAGGATCCCACAGCCACGCAGAGGCCACCCAGCGCTGGAGGGCCAAAGGAGACCAGTCACCCGTCGGTCCCACAGCCAGAGCCCCCGGGGGGAgggagcaaaggaaacaagcatgtAGATAATAACTCCAACCACAATGGAGAGGGAAATGGCCAGGGCGGGCACTCGGCGGTGGGCCCCGGTTTTATAGGCAGGAGTGAGCCCAGCAAATCTCCTGGCAGCCTGCGCTATAGTTACAAAGACAGTTTCGGGTCAGCCGTGCCGAGAAACGTCAGTAGCTTTCCTCAGTACCCTACAGGACAAGATAAGGGGGACTTCTCTGGCCACGGGGAGCGCAAGGGGAGGAACGAGAAGTTCCCCAGCCTGCTGCAGGAAGTGCTTCAGGGCTACCATCACCACCCGGACAGGAGGTACTCCAGGAGTGCGCAAGAGCATCAGGGCATGGCGGGGGGCCTGGAAGCAGCCACGAGGCCTAATGTCTTAGTCAGTCAAACCAATGAGTTAGCTAGCAGGGGTCTCTTGAACAAGAGCATCGGGTCCCTATTAGAAAACCCGCACTGGGGCCCTTGGGAAAGGAAGTCAAGCGGCACGGCTCCCGAAATGAAACAGATCAATTTGGCTGACTATCCGATTCCCAGAAAGTTTGAAATAGAGCCGCAGTCATCGGCCCATGAGCCCGGGGGTTCCCTCTCTGAAAGAAGATCCGTGATCTGTGACATTTCTCCACTAAGACAGATTGTCAGGGACCCGGGGGCTCACTCACTGGGACACATGGGTACCGACGCCAGACTTGGGAGGAGTGATCGGCTCAATCCAAGTTTAAGTCAGTCGGTCATTCTTCCCGGTGGGTTGGTATCCATGGAAGCGAAGCTGAAATCCCAGAGCGGGCAGATAAAAGAGGAAGATTTTGAACAGTCCAAATCTCAAGCTAGCTTCAACAACAAGAAATCTGGAGACCACTGCCATCCTGCCAGCATCAAGCACGAGTCTTACCGAGGCAATGCCAGTCCTGGAGCAGCTCACGATTCCATCGCAGACTACGGCCCTCAAGACAGCAGACCCACGCCAATGCGGCGGGTTCCTGGCAGAGTCGGTGGCCGGGAGGGCATGAGGGGTCGGTCCCCTTCGCAGTATCATGATTTCTCAGAAAAACTGAAGATGTCtcctgggaggagcagaggcccaGGGGGAGACCCGCATCACATGAACCCACACATGACCTTTTCGGAGCGGGCCAACCGCACTTCTTTACACGCGCCATTCTCTCCCAACTCAGAAAGCCTGGCCTCTGCTTACCACGCCAACACTCGGGCTCATGCTTACGGGGACCCCAGCGCAGGTTTGAATTCTCAGCTCCATTATAAGAGACAGATGTACCAACAGCAGCAAGACGAGTACAAAGACTGGAGCAGCAGCTCTGCTCAGGGAGTGATCGCCGCCGCGCAGCACAGGCAGGAGGGACCACGGAAGAGCCCGAGGCAGCAGCAGTTTCTCGACAGAGTGCGGAGCCCTCTGAAAAACGACAAAGATGGTATGATGTATGGCCCACCAATGGGGACTTACCATGACCCCAGCGGTCAGGAAGGGGGGCGCTGCCTCATGTCTGCCGATGGTCTGTCTAACAAAGGCATCGAGTTGAAGCACGGCTCCCAGAAGTTACAACAAGAATCATGTTGGGATCTTTCCCGGCAGACTTCTCCAGCCAAAAGCAGCGGTCCTCCGGGGATGTCCAATCAGAAGAGGTACGGGCCACCCCACGAGGCTGACGGACACGGGCTGACCGACACGCCGCAGTCATCCAAACCCAGTAATGTTATGCTCAGGCTCCCGGGCCAAGAGGATCATTCTTCTCAAAACCCCTTAATCATGCGGAGGCGGGTGCGTTCCTTTATCTCTCCCATTCCCAGCAAGAGGCAGTCACAGGATGTGAAAAACAGTAACACGGAAGATAAAGGGCGTCTCCTTCACCCACCGAAAGAAGGCGCCGACCGAGCGTTCAATTCCTATGCGCATCTCTCTCACAGCCAGGATGTCAAATCCATCCCGAAGAGAGAATCCTCCAAGGATCTTCCAAGTCCAGATAGCAGAAACTGCCCTGCGGTTACCCTCACAAGTCCTGCTAAGACCAAAATTCTGCCCCCTCGCAAAGGCCGGGGCTTGAAATTGGAAGCTATAGTTCAGAAGATCACGTCCCCAAACATCAGGAGGAGTGCGTCCTCAAACAGCGCGGAAGCCGGGGGAGACACGGTCACTCTCGATGACATTCTGTCATTGAAGAGTGGCCCTCCCGAAGGTGGCAGTGTTGCTGGTCAGGATGccgagatggagaagagaaaaggtgAGCTGGTGCCTGACCTGGTCTGTCCAACAAGCCAGGACCTGAACATCGAAAAGCCCCTGCCAAGGGCTTCAGAGGAGTGGCGTGGCGGTGGGGACGACAAAGTGAAGACCGAGACGCACCCGGAGACGGTCACTGCTGGAAAGGACCCCCCTGGCACCATGACATCTGTGACCTCACAGAAGCCTGGGGGTAACCAGGGGAGACCAGATGGTTCCCTTGGTGGGACTGCACCCTTAATCTTCTCGGACTCAAAGAATGTACCTCCAGCGGGCGTGTCGGCCCCTGAGGCAAACCCCAAGGCTGAGGAGAAAGAGAACGATACAGTGACGATTTCCCCCAAACAAGAGGGTTTCCCCCCGAAGGGGTACTTCccatcaggaaagaagaagggGAGACCCATCGGTAGTGTGAACAAGCAAAAGAAACAGCAGCCACCACCTCCGCCCCCTCAGCCCCCTCAGATACCAGAAGCTTCTGCGGATGGAGAGCCAAAGCCAAAAAAGCAGAGGCAAAGGcgggagaggaggaagcctggGGCACAGCCAAGGAAGCGGAAAACCAAACAAGCAGTTCCCATCGTGGAAccccaagaacctgagatcaaACTAAAGTATGCCACCCAGCCACTGGATAAAACCGATGCCAAGAACAAGTCTTTTTTCCCTTACATCCATGTAGTAAATAAGTGTGAACTTGGAGCCGTGTGTACAATCATCAATgccgaggaggaggagcagaccaAATTGGTGAGGGGTCGGAAGGGGCAGAGGTCGCTGACACCGCCCCCCAGCAGCACAGAAAGCAAGGCGCTGCCAGCCTCGTCCTTCATGCTGCAGGGCCCCGTGGTGACCGAGTCTTctgtcatggggcacctggtgtGCTGTCTGTGTGGCAAGTGGGCCAGTTACCGCAACATGGGCGACCTCTTTGGACCCTTTTACCCGCAAGATTATGCAGCCACTCTCCCGAAGAACCCGCCCCCGAAGCGGGCCGCGGAGATGCAGAGCAGAGTGAAAGTGCGGCACAAAAGCGCTTCGAATGGCTCCAAGACGGacactgaggaggaggaggagcagcagcagaaggagcagaggagCCTGGCCGCGCACCCCAGGTTCAAGCGGCGACACCGCTCGGAAgactgcggcggcggcggccctcGCTCCCTGGCCCGGGGCCTCCCCTGTAAGAAGGCCACCGCCGAGGGCAGCAGCGACAAGACTGCTTTGGACTCAAAGCCCTCCGTGCCCACCACTTCGGAAGGGGGCCCCGAGCTGGAGTTACAAATTCCTGAACTACCTCTTGACAGCAATGAATTTTGGGTCCACGAGGGTTGTATTCTCTGGGCCAATGGAATCTACCTGGTCTGCGGCCGGCTCTACGGCCTGCAGGAGGCGCTGGAAATAGCCAGAGAGATG